The DNA region TTCGAGCGCGGCGTCATCTCCTTACCCTTCGCCATTCGCTCAATGACATCGCTGCCGGCACAAATCATCGGCCTGCGCGACCGTGGCCTCTTGCGCGAAGGCTATTGGGCGGACATCACCATCTTCGATCCCGAGAAGATCGCCGACCGCGCGACGTACACGAATCCGCATCAGTACGCCGAAGGGATCCTCTACGTGCTGGTCAATGGCGAATTCGCGGTTGATGGGGGGAAGCTCACGGGGAAACTGGCGGGCCGAGTCCTGACGCCCCCGCGACGCTGATCGCGTGCGAATTCGTCGAAGGAATCGCGGGCTCAAAGTGCGCGCATCATAAGGTCTGAATTTTCGGCGCGCCTCCAAAGGGGACGACGGTTTGTCCTTCGTTTGAACGGCTCGCTCACGAAGAGCGTGAGGAGATACCTGATTGAAGGTCCGAATCCGCATCCACGTTATGAGCGAGCACCAACGATGAGGGAGGCACAAGGTCTATTCCGCGTGAAGCCGCCTCGCGCTCCTGACCGCCATCATCCGAGCAAGCGGAGCAAGATGGCCTTTTGAATGTGGAGGCGGTTCTCCGCTTGATCGAAGACGATGCTCTGCGGTCCGTCAATGACCTCGTCGGTCATCTCGGCCCCGCGCTCGGCCGGAAGGCAATGCATGAAGAGCGCGTCGGGGCGAGCCTGCCGCATGAGGTCCGTCGTCACTTGAAAAGATCGGAGACGTCGCTCGCGTTCGGCGCGCTGTTCGGGCGGAATGTGGTAGCTCATCCACGTGTCCGTGTAGACGATGTCGGCCGAGGCGACCGCTGCAGATGCATTGTGCACGATCTCAATCGCAGCTCCTGTCTCGCGGGCCATCGCCCGAGCCCGTTGGAGAACGGTCGCATCCGGCTCGTACTCTTGACCCTCGGGGCAACCCACGCTCACGTGCATTCCCACAGCCGCGCCACCGAGAAGCAACGAATGCGTCACGTTATTGTGCCCATCGCCCACATAGGCGAGCTTCACGCCCTGAAGTCGGCCTTTCTTCTCCCGGATGGTCATCAAATCGCCAAGCACCTGGCAGGGATGCTCGTGATCGGTCAGACCGTTGATGACGGGCACGCTCGCGTGCGCGGCCAGCTCTTCCAGATCCGCTTGCCGGAAGAGTCGCGCCATGATCGCGTCCACGTAACGCGAGGCCGTGCGCGCCGTATCGGCGATGCTCTCTTTCCCTTTCCCCAGCGGCGACGCGCCGAGGTCGTAGTAGATCGCGTGCCCGCCCATTTGCAGCATGGCGACCTCGAACGACAGCCGCGTGCGCAACGACGGCTTCTCGAAGAGCATGAGCAACACGCGCCCTTCAAGCGCGCGCGCAACGCGAGCGGGATCGCGTTTGATTTGCACGGCATGTTCAATTGTCTCCTCGATCCATTCGCGTGGCCAATCGGCGAGGGAAAGGAGATGCTTCATCGCTGGCCTCCTCTCAATCGGGATAAATGTGTGTGCCCGTGTGACCGCGAAAAGCCGCGAGCACGACATCCGGTCGCGTGATGATGACCTCGCGCCCACCGCGCTCGAGAAACGCGATGGCGGCTTCGATCTTCGGCCCCATGCTTCCGGGAGCGAAATGCCCTTCGGCCAGGTACCGTCGCGCTTCGTCAAGCGTCATCCGCTCGATGTCCTGCTCCTGAGGCGTGCCGAAGTAGAGTTTCACCTTCTCGACGGCCGTGAGATCGAGCAACCGGTCAGCTTTCAGAGCCGTCGCCAGAAGACTCGACGCCAGGTCCTTATCCACAACGGCTTCGATGCCCACGAGCGTCCCATCCTCAGCGAGCGCGACGGGAATGCCTCCGCCGCCAGCGACGATGACGATCACGCCGCTCTCGAAAAGCTGAAGGATCACCTCCTGCTCGACCAGGCGAAGCGGCAGCGGCGACGGGACGACGCGCCGATAGCCTCGATGCGCGTCTTCCATGAGCGTGTATCCCTTGCGTCGCAACTCGTCGGCTTGCGCTGCCGTGTAGAACGGGCCGATGGGTTTGGTCGGCGAATGCAGGCGTGGATCATGGCGATCTACGACGACCTGCGTGAGAACGGTCACCACCGAACGAGCGATGCCCCTCCGATGGAGCAGGTTCTGTAAGGTGCGTTGAATGAGATACCCCATCTCGCCTTGCGACTCTGCGACGCAGACGTCGAGCGGCAGATCGTAAGCTTTCCCGCGCGCTTCTTCGACGCGAATGACGATATTGCCGACCTGTGGGCCGTTGCCGTGCGTGAGCGCGATCCGATGTCCTTCGCGGATCAATTCCACCACGCCGCCGAGCGATTCTTCCAAATTGGCGAGCTGCTCGGGGATCGTCCCGGCTTGCCCCGGTTTGATCAAAGCGTTGCCGCCAAGGGCGATGACGAGTCGTTCGCTCATCAAGCGTTCATCCTCGCGAGGAAGTCTCGAAGGACATCGCCGAGCGTCGGTGGGCCGACTTCTTCCAGCTCATACGCGACGCGACAGGTCGGATGTCGAATCTGCAGGACGCGACGCAAATCCACCGGCGTCGCCACGAGCACGACATCGCAGGGCGTGCGATTGATCGTCTCCTCCAGCTCGCGCATTTGCTCCGCGCCGTAGCCCATCGCCGGGAGCAACGGCCCGATGTGCGGATATTCGGCGAAGGTCTCGCGGATGCTGCCGACGGCGTAGGGACGCGGGTCAATCAGCTCGCGCGCGCCGTACTGTCGAGCGGCGAGCACGCCCGCGCCATAGCTCATCTCACCGTGCGTCAGCGTCGGTCCGTCCTCGACGACGAGCACACGCCGATGGCGAATCGCCTCGGGCGCGTCCACGACGATCGGCAAATTCGCCTCGATGACGAGCGCCTTCGGATTGAACGCGCGAATGTTCTGCCGAACGGCCTCCACATCTTCGGGGCGCGCCGTATTGACCTTGCTGATGATGAGGACATCGGCCCGCAGGAAGTTCACTTCGCCCGGAAAGTACGCCCGCTCGTGTCCGGGCCGATGTGGGTCCACGAGCACGATCTCCAAATCGGGGACGAAGAAGGGGAGATCGTTATTCCCTCCGTCCCAGACCAGGACGTCGGCCTCCGCCTCCGCTTGGCGCAAGATGCGTTCGTAATCCACGCCCGCATAGACGATGACGCCATTGCGCAAATGCGGTTCGTACTCCTCCATCTCTTCGATGGTGCAGTTGTAGCGGCGGAGATCCTCGACCGTCTCGAATCGTTGCACGATCTGCTGGGAGAGATCGCCATAGGGCATGGGATGACGCACGACGACGACGCGGCGACCCATCTCGCGGAGCAGCCGGGCAATTTTGCGACTCGCCGGG from Blastocatellia bacterium includes:
- the argF gene encoding ornithine carbamoyltransferase, translating into MKHLLSLADWPREWIEETIEHAVQIKRDPARVARALEGRVLLMLFEKPSLRTRLSFEVAMLQMGGHAIYYDLGASPLGKGKESIADTARTASRYVDAIMARLFRQADLEELAAHASVPVINGLTDHEHPCQVLGDLMTIREKKGRLQGVKLAYVGDGHNNVTHSLLLGGAAVGMHVSVGCPEGQEYEPDATVLQRARAMARETGAAIEIVHNASAAVASADIVYTDTWMSYHIPPEQRAERERRLRSFQVTTDLMRQARPDALFMHCLPAERGAEMTDEVIDGPQSIVFDQAENRLHIQKAILLRLLG
- the arcC gene encoding carbamate kinase — its product is MSERLVIALGGNALIKPGQAGTIPEQLANLEESLGGVVELIREGHRIALTHGNGPQVGNIVIRVEEARGKAYDLPLDVCVAESQGEMGYLIQRTLQNLLHRRGIARSVVTVLTQVVVDRHDPRLHSPTKPIGPFYTAAQADELRRKGYTLMEDAHRGYRRVVPSPLPLRLVEQEVILQLFESGVIVIVAGGGGIPVALAEDGTLVGIEAVVDKDLASSLLATALKADRLLDLTAVEKVKLYFGTPQEQDIERMTLDEARRYLAEGHFAPGSMGPKIEAAIAFLERGGREVIITRPDVVLAAFRGHTGTHIYPD
- a CDS encoding cyclic 2,3-diphosphoglycerate synthase encodes the protein MKRTRVLIMGAAGRDFHNFNVVFRDNPQYEVIAFTATQIPNIEGRRYPPELAGALYPEGLPIYPEEELERLIEEYEIDQVVFSYSDVSHEHVMHEAARALARGADFRLLGARATMLRAQRPVISVCAVRTGCGKSPASRKIARLLREMGRRVVVVRHPMPYGDLSQQIVQRFETVEDLRRYNCTIEEMEEYEPHLRNGVIVYAGVDYERILRQAEAEADVLVWDGGNNDLPFFVPDLEIVLVDPHRPGHERAYFPGEVNFLRADVLIISKVNTARPEDVEAVRQNIRAFNPKALVIEANLPIVVDAPEAIRHRRVLVVEDGPTLTHGEMSYGAGVLAARQYGARELIDPRPYAVGSIRETFAEYPHIGPLLPAMGYGAEQMRELEETINRTPCDVVLVATPVDLRRVLQIRHPTCRVAYELEEVGPPTLGDVLRDFLARMNA